From Rhododendron vialii isolate Sample 1 chromosome 10a, ASM3025357v1, the proteins below share one genomic window:
- the LOC131304409 gene encoding mitochondrial phosphate carrier protein 1, mitochondrial-like, with protein sequence MKGLLGGGRICEEFSPGYYGICTVGGLLSAGTTHLAITPLDVVKVNMQVNPVKYHSISTCFATILREQGPSAFWRGRGGKFFGYGLQGACRFGLYEYFKKFYSNLLVDQNRSSIFFLSSASAEVIANVVLCPFEAVKVRVQAQPRFARGLIDGFPKLYAAEGLFGFYRGLVPLLGRNLPFSMVMFSTFEHSVNFLYHNVIQRRKEECSKAQQLGVTCIAGYAAGSVGSIISNPADNIVASLFNRKASSLKLAVKKIGLINLFTRSLPIRIMLVGPAVTLQWFFYDTIKVLSGLPTSGEVRTDVEETKTS encoded by the exons ATGAAAGGCCTTTTGGGAGGAGGGAGAATTTGCGAGGAATTCTCACCTGGGTATTACGGGATTTGCACAGTTGGAGGATTACTCAGTGCTGGAACCACCCATCTCGCCATCACTCCCCTCGATGTTGTCAAAGTTAATATGCAG GTTAATCCTGTTAAATATCATAGCATTTCTACATGTTTTGCCACTATATTGAGGGAACAAGGCCCTTCTGCCTTTTGGAGAGGTAGGGGTGGAAAGTTCTTTGGGTACGGCCTTCAGGGAGCCTGCAGATTTGGCCTATATGAATACTTCAAGAAGTTTTACTCTAATCTCCTGGTAGATCAAAACAGGAGTTCCATATTTTTTCTCAGTAGTGCATCTGCAGAAGTGATTGCCAATGTGGTTCTATGTCCTTTTGAGGCTGTCAAAGTCCGTGTTCAAGCACAGCCCCGTTTTGCAAGAGGCTTGATTGATGGCTTTCCAAAACTATACGCAGCAGAAGGTCTTTTTGG ATTTTACCGGGGCTTAGTTCCACTTTTGGGTCGTAACCTTCCAT TCTCTATGGTTATGTTCTCAACGTTTGAGCATTCtgtaaattttctttatcaCAATGTGATTCAAAGAAGGAAGGAGGAGTGCTCAAAAGCTCAACAGCTTGGAGTGACTTGTATAGCTGGATATGCTGCTGGATCTGTCGGTAGCATTATTTCTAATCCTGCAGACAATATCGTCGCCTCTCTTTTTAACAGGAAAGCTAGTAGCCTCAAGCTG GCTGTGAAGAAAATTGGGCTTATCAATCTGTTTACTAGAAGTCTCCCCATTAGAATAATGCTTGTTGGACCCGCAGTGACATTGCAATGGTTCTTCTATGATACCATTAAGGTGTTAAGTGGATT GCCAACGAGTGGAGAAGTTCGCACTGATGTAGAAGAAACTAAAACATCCtga